One Eublepharis macularius isolate TG4126 chromosome 6, MPM_Emac_v1.0, whole genome shotgun sequence DNA segment encodes these proteins:
- the TM4SF18 gene encoding transmembrane 4 L6 family member 18, whose amino-acid sequence MGLQKCRGCLSCFLIPLALWSIVINVLLYFPDGKTLYASSNNLTNYVWYFEGICFSGIMMLLLAALLIILDREIFPRCCESESCTKTYRSVISVVLSLLGVAFSGYSLIMSTLGLVQGSYCKTPSGWEYIFKDTPGSYLMDRTSWSECSEPAYVVEWNIILFSILIALSGLQMLICFLKVIAELKRILCGTYPVFIQPGLI is encoded by the exons ATGGGGTTACAGAAGTGCAGAGGCTGTTTAAGCTGCTTTTTAATACCCCTCGCACTTTGGAGCATTGTTATAAATGTCCTGCTATATTTTCCTGATGGGAAGACTTTGTACGCATCCAGCAACAACCTCACCAACTATGTGTGGTATTTTGAAGGAATCTGTTTCTCTGGTATTATG ATGCTTCTGCTAGCAGCACTTTTGATCATCTTGGACCGAGAAATCTTCCCTCGGTGCTGCGAGAGTGAAAGCTGCACCAAAACATACAGG AGCGTCATTTCAGTTGTGCTTTCGTTGCTTGGGGTTGCATTCTCTGGCTACAGTCTCATCATGTCTACCTTGGGTTTAGTGCAGGGCTCTTACTGCAAAACCCCATCTGGTTGGGAATATATCTTCAAAGACACTCCGGGCAG TTACCTCATGGATCGCACTTCCTGGTCTGAATGCTCTGAGCCAGCTTATGTAGTTGAGTGGAACATAATTTTATTTTCTATTCTGATAGCTCTTAGTGGCCTCCAAATGTTAATTTGCTTTCTGAAGGTGATTGCAGAGTTAAAGAGGATACTGTGTGGAACTTATCCTGTCTTTATTCAG CCTGGGCTAATCTGA